GCGCATGGCACCCCCCTTATCTCTCATGTCTGCTAGTGGTGTCAAGTAGCAAACGAAGGAATAAAAACCCGGGATAGCCCCTGCCATCTGAGCCGCCATTGGCGCACCTCTTCCAGACCGGCCTCCCCGGGGTCTTTCCCCGTGCCCAAACTGGCAAGACCCTCGGGCGTAAGCAGGACCTCCACCAGGGCCTCGATCAAGCCCCCGGCGAGGAGGAGCCCCAAAGCCGCAAAGGGATCCTCCTGGGCCTTCTCCAGTTCCTTAACCATGGCGGCATGGAGATCCGCCTTGAGGCCTTCCCTAACCCGGGAGAAGTCCACGTACCGCTCCAGGGCCGCCGCATCCCGGCGCTCAATGGCCCCCTGGAGCCCCCGGAGGGCAACGTAAGGCGAAAGGGCCAGGTAGCCTGCCAAAGCCAGGAACAGGAGGAGGAATCCCAACCACCAGCGAGCTTTCATGGAGCTACTCTAGCTCACGTTAACCCTGGTGTCAATCCTTAAAGAATACGTTTTCCCAGGAGGCTTAACGCCAACCCCACCATCATCTCCGCCGTGCGGTTGCGCTCGTCCAAAATGGGGTTCACCTCCACCAGGTCCAGGCTTCGCACCCGGCCCGAATGGGCCAGGATCTCCATGAAGAGGTGGGCCTCCCGGTAGGAAAGCCCCCCCGGGACCGGGGTCCCCACCCCGGGCGCCAGGGTGGGGTCCAGGACGTCGGCGTCCAGGGACACGTGCAGGGGCAGGCCAGCAAGCCCTTCCAAAACCTCCTCGGCGATGCGGGCCACCCCCAGGCGGTCCACCTCGTGCATGGTGTACACGGTAACCCCCAACTCCTTCAGAAGGCGCTTTTCGCCAGGGTCTACGCTCCTTACCCCCACTAGGACCACCCGCTTGGGGTCCACCGCCTGGAAGGCCTCGGTCAGGCGGGGATGCCCCAGGCCGCAGAGCACCGCCAGGGGCATGCCGTGGATGTTGCCACTGGGGCTGGTTTCCGGGGTGTTGAAGTCCGCGTGGGCGTCCACCCAGACCACCCCTAGGGGCTGCTGGGCCACCCCGCTTATCGAGCCCATGCTCAGGGAATGGTCCCCACCCAAGACGATGGGGAACACCCCTTCTGGCAAGGAGCGGAGCCTTTCTTTAAGCTCGAGGGCCGCCTGGCGGATCTCCTCCAGGTAGGTCTGGCCATTCCCATGGGTTCTCCCTTTCCTTAGGGTTTCCGCCAGGGGCACCCCTACATCGCCCAGGTCCTCCACCCAAAACCCTAAGCCCTCCAGCTCCTCCGCAAGCCGGGCGTAGCGCAAAGCGGAAGGCCCCATGTCCACCCCACGCCGCCCCGCACCCAAGTCCATGGGCACTCCTAGGATGGCCACCCGCTCCATGGGGGGCATGGTAGCAGAAAACCCCATACACCGCTTGGGAACTTTATGCCTCCCCTACTAGGAGAAAGGAGGGGGGAGCGCTATACTTAGAAGGATGGAATACCGCGAGGTGGCAAGCATCAATCTGGCCCGCCTCTTGCGAGAAGGAGGAACGGTTCGCGCCACAGGCGTGGTGCAGGAAGCCTTTTGGGTAGGCGAGGAGCGCTTCCCCTTGGAAGGCGAGGCCACCTGGAAGGTGGCGGTTTCCGCCGTGGGCGGGGACGAGTACTGGCTTTCGGGTGAGGTGGAGGGCGTGGCCCTCATGGAGTGCCGCCGCTGCCTCAAGCCCACCCCTACCCCCATCCACGCCCACTTCCAGCACCTTTTGCGCTACCAGCAGGGCCTGGGCAAGGTGGTCTTCCACGAGGAGGCGGAGGAGGAGTACTACACCTTTGGCGAGCCCGACCTGGACCTTCTTCCCTTCCTCACCGAGGCCTTCGTCACGGAGATGCCCTATACCGTCCTCTGCCAGGAGGGGTGCAAGGGCCTCTGCCCCGTGTGTGGGGCGGACCGCAACCTGGTGGACTGCGGCCACGAGCCGGAGGTCCACCACCCCTTCTTGGGCCTTAAGGACCTCCTTCCCGAACTCTAGCGGGTCTGCTATACTACCAGGGGTTTAGCGGGGGCCATGCCCCCCTGGAGGACTGGAGATGGCCAAGCACCCTGTACCCAAGAAGAAGACCTCTAAGGCGCGGCGCGATGCCCGTAGGAGCCACCATGCCCTGACCCCCCCGACCCTGGTTCCCTGCCCCGAGTGCAAGGCGATGAAGCCCCCGCACACCGTCTGCCCGGAGTGCGGCTACTACGACGGGCGCAAGGTTCTAGAAGTCTAGACCGGGTCAAGATAAGGGGCCCCGGAACCTGGGGCCTCAACTTTTTTCACTGCCAGTGGGTATAGTGGTGCCCATGACGGGAGGTCAGGCATGAGCGGCATCCTGGCCCTGGGGGCTTACGTCCCCAAGAGGGTCATGAAGAACGAGGAGTTTGAGGCCTATCTGGACACCTCGGACGAGTGGATCGTGACCCGCACCGGCATCCGGGAACGGCGCATCGCCGCCGAGGACGAGTACACCTCGGACCTGGCCTTCCAGGCGGTGGAGGACCTCCTCAAGCGGCACCCGGGGGCTTTGGCAGGGGTGGACGGGGTCATCGTGGCCACCAACACCCCCGATGCCCTCTTCCCCGACACCGCCGCCTTAGTCCAGGCCCGCTTCGGCATCCAGGGCTTCGCCTACGATCTGTTGGCGGGCTGCCCAGGATGGCTTTACGCCCTAGCCCAAGCCCACGCCCTGGTGGAGGCGGGCCTGGCCCGGAAGGTCCTGGTGGTGGGAGCCGAGGCGCTTTCCAAGATCCTGGACTGGAACGACCGGGCCACCGCAGTCCTCTTCGGGGACGCCGGGGGCGCGGCGGTGGTGGGAAGGGTGCGGGAAGGCTTCGGCTTCCGCTCCTTCGTGCTGGGGGCGGACGGCAGCGGGGCCAAGGAGCTCTACCATGCCTGCGTGGCCCCTAGGCTTCCCGACGGAACCTCCATGCGTAACCGCCTCTACATGAATGGGCGGGAGGTCTTCAAGTTCGCCGTGCGGGTGATGAACACCGCCACCCTCGAGGCCATAGAGAAAGCCGGCCTCACCCCCGAAGACATCAAGGTCTTCGTGCCCCACCAGGCGAACCTCAGGATCATTGACGCCGCCCGGGAGCGCCTGGGCCTTCCCTGGGAGCGGGTGGTGGTGAACGTGGACCGCTACGGCAACACCTCCACCGCCTCCATCCCCTTAGCCCTTAAGGAGGCGGTGGACGACGGCCGGATCCAAGAAGGGGATCACGTGCTCCTGGTTTCCTTTGGGGCCGGGCTCACCTGGGCTGCGGCGGTACTCACCTGGGGGGGAGCCTGATGTACGCCGCCCTCTTTCCGGGCCAAGGCTCCCAGCGGGTGGGTATGGGAAGGGCCCTCTACGAGGCCTCTCCCGCCGCCAAAGAGGTGCTGGACCGGGCCGAGGCCACCTTGCCCGGGCTTCTTGCCCTCATGTGGGAAGGCCCCGAGGAAGCCCTCACCCTCACGGAAAACCAGCAACCCGCCCTCCTGGCGGTGGGCTACGCCGCCTACCGGGCCTTTCTGGAGGCCGGGGGGAAGGAACCCCTTCTGGCCGCAGGCCATTCCCTGGGGGAATGGACCGCCCACGTGGCCGCAGGCACCCTGGAGCTGGAGGATGCCCTGAGGCTGGTGCGCCTCAGGGGCCGGTACATGCAGGAGGCCGTACCCCCAGGAAAGGGGGCCATGGCCGCCATCCTAAAGCTTCCCCTCAAGGCCATCCAGGAGGCCTTGGCGGGGCTAGAGGGGGTGGAGATCGCCAACCTCAATGCCCCCGAGCAGACGGTGATCTCCGGCGAGAAGGGGGCGGTGGAAGAGGCGGCGGAAAGGTTAAAGGAAAAGCGGGCCCGGGTGGTCTTCCTGCCGGTCTCCGCCCCCTTCCACTCCTCCCTGATGGCTTCCGCCAAGGAACGCCTGGCCCGGGACCTGGCCCAGGTGGCCCTGAGGAAACCCCGCTTTCCCGTTTACTCCAACGTGACCGCCAGCCCCGAGGAGGACCCCGAGCGCATCCGTGCGCTTCTCCTGGAGCAGATCACCGCCCCGGTACGCTGGGTGGAGATCCTAAGGGATATGGAAGGGAGGGGCATCCGGCGCTTTTTGGAGTTTGGTAGCGGCGAGGTGCTCAAGGGCCTGGTGGCCCGCACCCTGAAGGAAGCCCAGGCCCTTTCCGTGGGGGACCCGGAAGGGGTAAGGAAAGCGTTGGAGGTGGAGGATGCGTAAGGCACTGGTGACGGGGGCCAGCCGGGGCATCGGCCGGGCCATCGCCCTGAGGCTGGCCAAGGAAGGCTACGCCTTGGTGATCCACTACGGCCAGAACCGACAGAAGGCGGAGGAGGTGGCGGAGGAGGCCAGGAGGCTGGGAAGCCCCCTGGTGGGGGTTTTGGGGGCCAACCTCCTGGAGGCGGAGGCCGCCACAGGCCTGGTCCACGCGGCAGCGGAGATCCTGGGGGGGCTGGACACCCTGGTGAACAACGCCGGCATCACCCGGGATACCCTCCTCATCCGCATGAAGGATGAGGACTGGGAGGCGGTCCTCGAGGCCAACCTCTCCGCGGTCTTCCGCACCACCCGCGAGGCCATCAAGCTCATGATGAAGGCCCGCTTCGGGCGCATCGTGAACATCACCAGCGTGGTGGGCATCCTGGGCAACCCCGGCCAGGCCAACTACGTGGCCTCCAAGGCAGGGCTCATCGGCTTCACCCGGGCGGTGGCCAAGGAGTACGCCGCCAGGGGGATCACGGTGAACGCCGTGGCCCCTGGGTTCATCGAAACGGAGATGACGGAAAAGCTCCCGCCGGAGGTGCGGGAGGCCTACCTGAAGAGCATCCCTGCGGGGCGCTTCGGCCGCCCCGAGGAGGTGGCCGAGGCCGTGGCCTTCCTGGTCTCCGAGGCCGCCGGGTACATCACCGGCCAGACCCTATGCGTGGACGGGGGGCTCACCCCCCATTGAGGGGGCCAGGCCCGGGGCTAGACCCCGTGGTAAAATCCCCGAGGGAGGTTTTCATGACGGAGCAGGAAATCTTTGAAAAGGTCAAGGCGGTTATCGCGGAAAAGCTCTCGGCGGAACCGGAGAAGATCACCCTCGAGGCCCGCTTCATCGAGGACCTGGGGGCGGACAGCCTGGACACCGTGGAGCTGATCATGGGCCTGGAGGACGAGTTCGGCCTGGAGATCTCCGACGAGGAGGCGGAAAAGATCCGCACCGTGAAGGATGCGGTGACCTACATCCAGGCCAAGCTGGGTTAAGGCCTTACACCACCCCTCTTTGGCTGTTGCCAAGGTGGGGGCCCCGGCAAATCCCTAGGCCACGCTCTCGGACACCTACGGGAGAGGGGAGAGAACGGGTAGCCTCAAGGAGGGCGCATGCATGCGCCCTTTCCTTTTTTCCCGGGCTCCTTTCGGTATACTACCCCCATGCGACGCGTGGTCATCACCGGCCTAGGCCCCTTAACCCCCATCGGCGTGGGGGCCGAAGCCTACCACAAAGCCCAGCTGGAAGGCCGAAGCGGGGTGCGCCCCATCACCCGCTTTGATGCCTCCGCCTTGCCGGTGCGCATCGCCGCCGAGGTGGACGTCAATCCGGAGGCGTTCATAGACAAAAAGGAACTCCGGCGGTTGGACCGCTTCGTCCAGTACGCCCTGATCGCCGCCGAGCTGGCCCTTAGGGATGCGGGGCTGGAAACAAGCGCCCTGGACCCCGAGCGGGTGGGGACCCTGGTGGGCACGGGCATCGGGGGCATGGAGACCTGGGAGGCCCAGAGCAAGGTCTTCCTGGAGCGGGGCCCAAACCGCATCAGCCCCTTTTTCATCCCCATGATGATCGCCAACATGGCCTCGGCCCACATCGCCATGCGCTATGGTTTCATGGGACCGAGCTCCACGGCGGTCACCGCCTGCGCCACGGGCTCGGATGCCCTCGGAAATGCCCTCCGCATGATCCAGCTGGGGGAAGCCGACGTGGTCCTCGCTGGGGGCACGGAGGCCGCCATCACCCCCATGGCCATCGGGGCCTTCGCCGTGATGCGGGCCCTTTCCACCCGGAACGAGGAGCCCACCAAGGCGAGCCGGCCCTTCACCCTAAGCCGGGATGGCTTCGTGATGGGGGAAGGGGCGGGGGTCTTGGTGCTGGAAGAGTACGAGCACGCCAAAAGGCGGGGCGCCAGGATCTATGCCGAGGTGGTGGGGTTTGGCCGGAGCGCCGACGCCCACCACATCACCGAGCCCCACCCAGAGGGCAAAGGCGCTGCCTTGGCCATGCGCCGCGCCCTCTTGGATGCCAGGGTGGACCCCGAGGCGGTGGGCTACATCAACGCCCACGGCACCTCCACCCCCGTGGGGGATCGGGCGGAGGTCCTGGCCATCAAGGAGGTCTTTGGGGAGCACGCCAAAAGGCTTATGGTCTCCAGCACCAAGAGCATGACCGGCCACCTCCTGGGGGCCGCCGGCGGCATTGAGGCCATCGCCACGGTGCAAGCCCTCTACCACGGGGTCATCCCCCCCACCATCAACCTGGAGGACCCCGATCCCGAGCTGGACCTGGACTTCGTGCCCGAGCCCCGGGAGGCCAAGGTGACCTACGCCCTCTCCAACTCCTTTGCCTTCGGCGGGCAAAACGCCGTCCTGCTCTTCAAACGGGTTTAGATGCTAATAGACCGGGAAAGGCTTCTGGAGGAAGAGGCCCAGCGCCTGGCCCCCTATGCGCAAAAGGCCCGGGACACCCGGGGAAGGCAGTACCCGGAGCCCGAGTCCCCCTACCGCACCCCTTACCAGAAGGACCGGGACCGCATCCTGCACACCACCGCCTTCCGCCGCCTGGAGTACAAGACCCAGGTCTTCCCCAACTGGGCCGGGGACTACTACCGCACCCGCCTGACCCATACCCTCGAGGTGGTCCAGGTGGCCCGTTCCATCGCCCGCGCCTTGGGCCTCAACGAGGACCTCACCGAGGCCATCGCCCTTTCCCACGACCTGGGCCACCCGCCTTTCGGCCACACGGGGGAGAAGGTCCTGAATGACCTGATGCAAGGCCACGGGGGGTTTGAGCACAACGCCCACGCCCTCAGGATCCTCACCCAGCTGGAGGTGCGCTACCCCGGCTTCACGGGGCTCAACCTCACCTATGAGGTTCTGGAGGGAATCGCCACCCACGAGGCCGCCTACGCCCCCGGCTTCAAGCCGGAGTACGAGGGCAGGGGCACCCTCGAGGCCCAGGTGGTGGACCTCTCCGACGCCATCGCCTACGCGGCCCATGACCTGGACGACGGGCTCCATAGCGGCCTCCTTCGCCCCGAGGAGCTTTCGGAGGTGGCCCCCTTAAGGGAACTGGCCCGGGAAGAAGGGTTGGATCTCCTCCGTTTTGACGAGCTTTCCCGCCGCATCCTGGTGCGCCAGCTTCTGGGGTTTTTCATCACCGAAGCCATAGGGGCCACCCACCAGGAGGTGGAAGGGGCCGGGGTACAAAGCGCCGAGGAGGTGCGCCGCCATCCCAAACGCCTGGCCGCCCTCACCCCTGGGGCGGAAAAGACCCTCCAGGAGCTTAAGGCCTTTCTTAAGGAGCGGTTTTACCGCCATCCCGAGGTCTTGAGGGAACGGCGAAAAGCCGAGATGGTCCTGGAGGGCCTCTTCCAGGCTTACACCCGCTACCCCGAAACCTTGCCCAAAGAGGTGCAGGCCAAAATCCCCCAGGTGGGCTTGGAGCGGGCGGTGTGCGACTACCTCGCCGGCATGACGGACCGGTACGCCCTCGAGGCCTACCGGAAGCTCTTTCCCTGAAAACCCCAGGGGCGAGGGATAAAATGGGTAGGTGAAAACCCTGGACTGGAATACCCTTTTTGGCGAAAGGGCTGGGCGCATCCAGGCCTCCACCATCCGCGAGCTATTGAAGCTCACCCAGCGCCCCGGCATCCTTAGCTTCGCCGGGGGGCTCCCTGCCCCAGAGCTTTTCCCCAAGGAGGAGGCGGCGGCGAAGGCGGCCGAGATCCTCAGGGAAAAGGGCGAGGTGGCCCTGCAGTATGGGCCTACCGAGGGCTACCTCCCCTTGCGAACATGGGTAGCGGAGTGGCTTGGGGTAAGCCTGGAGGAGGTCCTCATCACCACGGGAAGCCAGCAGGCCCTGGACCTGGTGGGCAAGGTCTTCCTGGACGAGGGAAGCCCGCTGCTCCTGGAAGCCCCCAGCTACATGGGGGCCATCCAGGCCTTCCGGGCCTATGGGCCCCGCTTCCTCACGGTGCCGGCAGGGGAGAATGGGCCGGACCTAGGGGCCTTGGAAGAGGTCCTGGAACGGGAACGCCCCCGTTTCCTCTACCTCATCCCCTCCTTCCAGAACCCTTCCGGGGGGCTCATGCCCCTTAAAGCCCGCCAACGCCTTGTGCAGATGGTCATGGAACGGGGCCTGGTGGTGGTGGAGGACGACGCCTATCGGGAGCTTTACTTCGGCGAAACCCGCCTGCCAAGCCTCTTTGAGCTTTCCCGGGAGGCGGGGTATCCCGGGGTCATCTACCTGGGTAGCTTCTCCAAAGTGCTGGCCCCGGGCCTTAGGGTGGCCTTCGCCGTGGCCCATCCTGAGGTTATCGTTAAGCTCACCCAGGCCAAGCAGGGGGTGGACCTGCACACCCCGGTCCTCAACCAGATCCTGGTGCACGAGCTGGTGAAGGAGGGCTTCCCCGAGCGCCTGGAAAGGATCCGCGCCACCTATAGGGCCAAGGCCCTGGCCATGCTGGAGGCCCTGGAAAAGGAGATGCCCCAAGAGGTCGTCTACACCCGGCCCAAGGGGGGGATGTTTGTGTGGATGACCCTCCCCGAGGGGCTCTCCGCCGAAACCCTCTTCCAAAGGGCTATCGAGGAGAACGTGGCCTTCGTGCCCGGAGGCCCCTTCTTTGCCAATGGGGGCGGGGAGAACACCTTGAGGCTTTCCTACGCCACCCTGAATCGGGAAAGGATCCAAGAGGGGGTCAGGCGGCTTGGAAAGGCGCTGATGGGGCTACTGGCCACGGCCTAGGGCCCATGCCGGGTCCCTGCCCCTCAGGACCCCGCCGCCTCCCTGTACCCTTCCCGCTCGAGGCCTTCCGGCCACCTCCCCCCCAGGGCCTCCCAGGCCTGGACCATATCCATCGGCACCGGGGCCTGGAACTCCAGGATGCGGCCGGTGCGGGGGTGGGGGAAGCGGAGCTCATAGGCGTGCAGGGCTTGGCGCGGGATGTGGGGGCTTTCCCGGCCGTAGACGGCATCCCCCAGGATAGGGGCCTTCAAATGCTTCAGGTGGACGCGGATCTGGTGGGTGCGCCCCGTGTGGGGCCGGGCCTCCACCAGGGCCAAAGGTCCCGCCGTGGCCAGGATGCGGAACTCGGTCTCCGCATACCGAGGCGCAATCCCCCCAACATGCATCTTGTGCCGCTCCACGGGATGGCGGCCGATGGGGGCGATGAGGGCCCCTTCCCGGGGATGCCCTTCGGTGATGGCCAGGTAGCGCTTCATCACCAACCGGTCGCGGAAGGCCCGGGCCAGGGCCTCGAGGGCCCCCCCGTGCTTGGCCACCACCATGACCCCGCTGGTATCCTTGTCCAGCCGGTGCACGATGCCCGGCCGTACCAGCTCGGGCCGCTTTGCCTCCACGGGAGGGAAATACCGGCCTAAAAGGGCGTTCACCACGGTGCCCGAATAGACCCCGGGAGCCGGGTGGGTTAGAAGCCCTGCGGGCTTATTGAGGACCAGGAGGTCCTCGTCCTCATACAGCACGGGAATGTCTAGCTCCTCCGGAAGCACGAAGGGCGTTTCCTCCGGGGGGAGGACCAAAACCTCCTCCCCTTTAAGGCGGTAGGCGGCCTTCTCCACCACCCTCTCCCCTACCTGGACCCGGCCCTGGGCGATCCACTCCTGGGCCCGGCTGCGGCTCACCCCACAGGCCTCGGCCACCGCCTGGTCCAGGCGCACCCCCTGGGCACGAAAGCGCACCATCCCCCTCATGATAGCGGGCCGGGCGGCTTCCTGGCCTTCCCTTACAGGAGGGCGCTTCTTGCGCACAAACGGGCTACATGAACCGCTTTCGCCGCTTGTAGGCCTTGACCTCTTTAAAGCTCTTCCGCCCGCCTCCCTTGGCCACCCCCAGGTAGAACTCCTGCACGTCGGGGTTTTCCAACAGGTATTCCCGGTCCCCTTCCAGCACGATCCGGCCCGTTTCCATGATGTAGCCGTAGTGGGCGATGGAAAGGGCCACCCGGGCATTCTGCTCCACCACCAAGACCGTAACCCCTTCCTCTGCGTTCACCCGGGCCACGATGTCGAAGATCTCCCGCACCAAAATGGGGGCGAGGCCCAAGGAGGGTTCGTCCAGTAGAAGAAGCTTGGGCTTGGCCAGGAGAGCCCTTCCGATGGCGATCATCTGCTGCTCCCCCCCAGAGCAGTACCCAGCCAAGCGGTTGCGGAGGTCCGCCAGGCGGGGGAAGTAGTGGTAGATGCGCTCCATTTCCTCCTTTAGGCCCAGGGCCCTTCGGGTCAGGGTGCCCACCCAGAGGTTTTCCTCCACCGTGAGGTGCTTAAAGACCCGGCGGCCTTCCAGCACCTGGACGATCCCCATCCGCACGATCTCCTCGGGGGGGCGGTTATGGATGGGCTTCCCCTGGTAGAGGATCTCCCCCCTCACCACCTCCCCATCCTCGGGGATGAGGAGGCCGGAGATGGCCCTCAAGGTGGTGGTCTTCCCCGCCCCGTTGGGGCCTAAGAGGGCGGTGATGCGCCCTTCGGGCACCTTTAGGGAGACACCGCGGAGCACCTGGATGATGTCGTGGTAGACCACCTCGATGTTGTTGACCAAGAGGAGGATGGGGCCTAAGTCTTCGGGGCGTGTGGGGTTCAGGCTCATGGCGAAAGGAATGCCCGGGGGTTGCCCCCCGGGCCTACCGGGCTACTTGCCGTAGTGCACCTTGCGGAAGAGGGCCGAGGTGAAGGGCTCGGTGATGGGGACAAAGCGACCCCCTTTGGCCTCGAGGATCCTCAAGCCCTCCGCCCCGGTGTGCTCGCTCTTGGTGAAGTCAATCTCAATGCCCTGCTTGGTGGAAACGGCAAAGCCAGGCTTAAAGGCGTTGGGGCCGTTCATGCCGATGAGGGCCTGGTAAACGGTCTCTCCGGTGATGCGCTTGAACCGCTCCTGGGCCCGGCGCATGGCCTCCACGGCAATGGCGGTGGCCAGCATGCCGTTGGTGTAGTTCACGCTCTCCACGATGCTTTGGGGGCGCTTGTACTTCTCCCCCAGCTCCTTTTGCAGGCGAATACCTGGGGCATCCTCGTGGTACATGTAAAAGCTCGTCACCCACAAGAACCCCTCCGCCGCATCCCCCGCCAGGTTGATGAGGTCAGGGCCACCGGTGTAGTGGGCCCCAAGCTGCTTGATCTTCTTGTCCAGTCCCAGGCGCTTGGCGTCCTTGAGGATGTTGGCCACAGGGCCGGCCACGTTCTGGTGCACGATGAACTCCACCCCTGCCCCCTCAAAGCGCTTCAAGAGAGCGGTATTGTCCAGGTTCCCCGCCCCCACCTCCTGCACGTCCACGATCTGCAGGCCAAGCTGGGCCGCCGCCTTGCGGGCATCGGCCACCGGGGCCCGGCCAAAGGGCGAGGGATGCACCACCAAGGCCACCTTAGCCCCCTTCTTCTGCTTGGCGATGTACTCCAAAAGGGCCACCACCTGCTCGGAGTAGGTGGTGGTGGGGATGAAGAAGTACTCGTTGTTGGGAGCGTCAATGAGCTCCACGTGCATGGAGGCGGGAATGGTGGGCACCTTCACCTCCTGGATCAGGGCCTTAAGCTGCAGGTTGGCCCCGGTGGCGTAGGAGAGGAAAACAGGTATCTTATACCGGTCCAGGGCCTCCTCAAAGAAGCGCTGGGTGTTGGCGTTGTTGTACTGGTCGTCCCTCACCAAGCAGTTCAACACCACCCCGGGGATGAGCTTTCTTTCGTTGGCGTACTTGCAGTAGTCCTCCACCGCCGCCCCGTAAGGAGCCCCCGCATCCGAGGTGGGACCGGTGATGGCCCCCGACCACAGGATGGTCACCTGTTGCTGGCCCAAGGCCAGCCCCGCCATGGCTACAAGACCCAACCAAACCTTTCGCATCTCGCTCACCTCCCATTGCCAACCC
This portion of the Thermus caldifontis genome encodes:
- a CDS encoding ABC transporter ATP-binding protein, whose protein sequence is MSLNPTRPEDLGPILLLVNNIEVVYHDIIQVLRGVSLKVPEGRITALLGPNGAGKTTTLRAISGLLIPEDGEVVRGEILYQGKPIHNRPPEEIVRMGIVQVLEGRRVFKHLTVEENLWVGTLTRRALGLKEEMERIYHYFPRLADLRNRLAGYCSGGEQQMIAIGRALLAKPKLLLLDEPSLGLAPILVREIFDIVARVNAEEGVTVLVVEQNARVALSIAHYGYIMETGRIVLEGDREYLLENPDVQEFYLGVAKGGGRKSFKEVKAYKRRKRFM
- a CDS encoding ABC transporter substrate-binding protein, with translation MRKVWLGLVAMAGLALGQQQVTILWSGAITGPTSDAGAPYGAAVEDYCKYANERKLIPGVVLNCLVRDDQYNNANTQRFFEEALDRYKIPVFLSYATGANLQLKALIQEVKVPTIPASMHVELIDAPNNEYFFIPTTTYSEQVVALLEYIAKQKKGAKVALVVHPSPFGRAPVADARKAAAQLGLQIVDVQEVGAGNLDNTALLKRFEGAGVEFIVHQNVAGPVANILKDAKRLGLDKKIKQLGAHYTGGPDLINLAGDAAEGFLWVTSFYMYHEDAPGIRLQKELGEKYKRPQSIVESVNYTNGMLATAIAVEAMRRAQERFKRITGETVYQALIGMNGPNAFKPGFAVSTKQGIEIDFTKSEHTGAEGLRILEAKGGRFVPITEPFTSALFRKVHYGK